In Anaerolineae bacterium, a genomic segment contains:
- a CDS encoding SBBP repeat-containing protein, protein MKLYGKTYRQIGQMIVLIMLALILTTWPGYSGQPVLAQADQSLLFVENVGQFDQATQFRVYGGPTPLCLAENALWFTFIKDSPAEVEEVMNPDPVGALLANESRPGVNLKLSFVNANPHPRIEPFHRLDAQISYFRGSNPAGWQTNVPVWGGVRYVDLYPGIDLELTGQNGQLVKRLVRKDIAVAQNEPNAQNIISLEDISLQVEGAETLVVAETGHLRLTTALDEFTLPLFQVESPDLPTAGPDLLPEVEGNLVRQPFAAASLPSDSLAQIAGAADLVYSTFLGGAGELDSSRGLAVDATGHAYVTGQAYNDFPTTPGAFDTTIEGVFSDAFVAKFNPDGSDLIYATFLGGTDYDTATDLVIDEAGNAYLAGYTTSPDFPTSASAFDTNLDGEADAFAAKFNPTGTALLFATYLGGIDNEFCWGIDVDGAGNAYVTGFTPSPDFPTTPGAYDTEIDNWYDVFVVKLNPEASDLLYGTFVGGNDADYSFAGVVVDESGNAYVSGYTHSTDFPTTPGALDTTYDDQEIFVFKLNPTGSDLVYSTYLGGTETEYAEDIVVDGLGNVYLTGNTRSPDFPVTPGAFDPDYNSEVEEYEGDAFVAKLNPEGNNVVFATYLGGSGEDIGHALALGSTGAIYVTGETASGEFPTTPTAFDPVFDAAEEMFPPPDIFVTKLTADGAGLAYSTYLGTAEGYDQAYGLDVDTGGNAYLTGPTSSTDFPISEGAFDTTLEGFKDVFVSKLAIGSYEPEPEPTPTPVPLPAHDCAPTTLGTVTVGQTPRGIALDAAKQRAYVANYGSNSVSVFDTNTLATIATIADVNAANGIAYDGLHHMLWVTNYDSDQVTPIEINTDATSFNVLSPVDVGNGPWDVVFDPIYGYLYVANSLDNSVSVINVASRTVETTLTGNFNRPFHLDASPVTGKVYVANSGNNSVTVIKGTSINSVVPLWDSGPPYGIAVDETRSLVYVATVATNRIVAIGTLHGAPDQFLGWAAFQRGYNRHRPLPLRAIAVNPDIGPGYDGGHIWATTSTADGSELNQALFIPKGWSSYFHVPLPQNVSENPSEGIAVDRTTDRVYVTSGANPGTVTVIGDHANQCPGVFPASGAADDGGFSLDLFSRQALSQGDATADGLVDIFDLTFIAARYNSADYTADVNGDGLVDIYDLTAAAGRYGQTVVDDPLLPGFSEPAE, encoded by the coding sequence ATGAAGTTGTACGGCAAAACTTATAGGCAAATTGGTCAGATGATTGTTTTGATAATGTTGGCCCTTATCTTGACTACCTGGCCAGGATATTCTGGGCAGCCGGTTCTGGCCCAAGCAGACCAATCCTTACTGTTTGTTGAAAACGTGGGCCAATTTGACCAGGCGACACAATTTCGGGTTTACGGCGGCCCCACCCCCCTTTGCCTGGCCGAAAACGCGCTCTGGTTCACCTTCATTAAAGATTCACCGGCTGAAGTGGAAGAAGTAATGAATCCAGACCCCGTCGGCGCCTTGCTGGCCAACGAATCACGTCCTGGGGTCAATCTTAAACTGAGCTTTGTCAACGCTAACCCTCACCCTAGAATAGAACCCTTCCATCGCCTCGATGCCCAAATCTCCTACTTCAGGGGCAGCAACCCGGCGGGCTGGCAAACCAATGTTCCGGTTTGGGGCGGTGTGCGTTATGTAGACCTCTATCCGGGGATTGACCTGGAACTAACCGGCCAAAACGGGCAATTGGTCAAACGCTTGGTGAGAAAAGACATTGCTGTGGCGCAAAACGAGCCGAACGCCCAAAACATAATCTCCCTGGAAGACATTTCCTTGCAGGTTGAAGGCGCAGAAACATTGGTCGTGGCTGAAACCGGCCATTTGCGCTTGACCACCGCCCTGGACGAATTCACCCTGCCGCTGTTCCAAGTTGAATCACCCGACTTGCCAACCGCCGGCCCTGACTTGTTGCCGGAGGTTGAGGGCAACCTGGTGCGGCAGCCATTCGCTGCGGCTTCCCTGCCCTCTGACTCCCTGGCTCAAATTGCCGGCGCAGCGGACCTGGTTTATAGCACTTTTTTGGGCGGCGCAGGCGAACTGGATAGCAGCCGGGGCCTTGCGGTTGATGCGACCGGCCACGCCTACGTTACGGGTCAGGCCTATAATGACTTTCCCACCACCCCTGGCGCGTTTGACACCACCATCGAAGGCGTTTTTAGCGATGCCTTTGTGGCCAAATTCAACCCCGACGGCAGTGACCTGATTTACGCCACCTTCCTGGGCGGAACAGACTACGACACAGCCACCGACCTTGTTATTGATGAGGCCGGCAACGCCTACCTGGCCGGTTATACCACCTCCCCAGATTTTCCTACTTCGGCCAGCGCCTTTGATACCAACCTGGATGGCGAAGCCGACGCCTTTGCCGCCAAGTTCAACCCCACCGGCACGGCCTTACTTTTTGCCACCTATCTGGGCGGCATAGATAACGAGTTCTGTTGGGGCATTGACGTGGACGGCGCCGGTAATGCCTACGTTACCGGCTTCACCCCGTCGCCCGATTTTCCCACCACCCCCGGCGCTTATGATACCGAGATTGACAACTGGTACGACGTGTTCGTGGTCAAACTAAATCCCGAGGCCAGCGACCTGCTCTACGGCACCTTTGTGGGCGGCAACGATGCCGACTACTCCTTTGCCGGCGTGGTGGTAGATGAAAGCGGCAACGCCTACGTGTCGGGCTACACTCATTCTACCGACTTCCCGACAACGCCCGGCGCGCTGGATACCACTTACGATGACCAGGAGATCTTTGTTTTTAAATTGAACCCCACCGGCAGCGACCTGGTCTACTCCACCTACCTGGGCGGCACTGAAACCGAGTACGCCGAAGACATTGTGGTGGACGGGCTGGGCAATGTTTATCTCACCGGCAATACCCGCTCTCCTGACTTTCCGGTCACGCCTGGCGCGTTTGACCCCGATTACAACAGCGAGGTGGAAGAGTACGAGGGCGACGCCTTTGTGGCCAAGCTGAATCCTGAAGGCAATAACGTGGTCTTTGCCACCTACCTGGGCGGCAGCGGCGAGGACATTGGCCACGCCCTGGCTTTGGGCAGCACCGGCGCCATTTATGTAACCGGCGAAACCGCTTCCGGCGAATTTCCCACCACGCCCACTGCCTTTGATCCCGTTTTTGATGCGGCGGAGGAAATGTTCCCCCCGCCCGATATTTTTGTGACCAAGTTAACGGCCGACGGCGCCGGCCTGGCCTACTCTACCTATCTGGGCACGGCTGAAGGTTACGACCAGGCTTACGGTCTTGATGTGGATACCGGCGGTAACGCCTACCTCACCGGCCCCACCAGTTCCACAGATTTCCCTATTTCCGAGGGCGCTTTTGATACCACTTTAGAAGGTTTTAAGGATGTTTTTGTCAGCAAACTGGCCATCGGCAGCTACGAGCCGGAACCGGAGCCAACCCCCACCCCTGTCCCGCTCCCGGCGCACGATTGCGCCCCCACCACCTTGGGCACGGTCACGGTGGGCCAGACTCCGCGCGGTATTGCCCTGGACGCCGCTAAACAGCGAGCCTACGTGGCCAATTATGGCAGCAACAGCGTTTCGGTGTTTGATACCAATACCCTCGCTACCATTGCCACCATTGCCGATGTTAACGCCGCTAACGGCATTGCTTATGACGGGCTGCACCACATGCTCTGGGTGACTAATTATGATAGCGATCAGGTGACGCCCATCGAGATCAACACCGACGCAACCAGTTTCAACGTTCTCTCCCCCGTTGACGTGGGCAACGGGCCATGGGACGTTGTTTTTGACCCCATCTACGGCTACCTCTACGTGGCCAACAGCCTGGACAACTCGGTTTCGGTTATCAATGTTGCCTCTCGTACCGTGGAAACCACGCTCACCGGCAATTTCAACCGGCCCTTCCACCTGGACGCTTCGCCCGTTACCGGCAAAGTGTACGTGGCCAATTCCGGTAATAACTCGGTCACTGTCATCAAAGGAACCTCAATTAATAGCGTGGTTCCTCTTTGGGATAGCGGCCCGCCTTACGGCATTGCCGTGGATGAAACGCGCAGTTTGGTCTACGTGGCCACGGTGGCCACCAATCGTATTGTAGCGATTGGCACGCTGCACGGCGCCCCTGACCAATTCTTGGGTTGGGCCGCGTTCCAGCGCGGCTACAATCGCCATCGCCCCCTGCCCTTGCGGGCCATTGCCGTTAACCCCGATATTGGCCCCGGCTACGACGGCGGCCACATCTGGGCCACCACCTCCACCGCCGACGGCAGCGAATTAAATCAAGCCCTCTTCATTCCCAAGGGCTGGTCCAGCTATTTCCATGTACCCTTGCCCCAAAACGTCAGTGAGAACCCCTCCGAAGGCATTGCCGTTGACCGCACCACCGACCGGGTGTACGTTACCAGCGGCGCCAACCCCGGCACGGTCACCGTAATTGGCGACCACGCCAACCAGTGCCCCGGCGTTTTCCCGGCTTCAGGCGCAGCGGATGATGGCGGCTTCAGCCTTGACCTCTTCTCCCGCCAAGCCTTATCCCAGGGTGACGCTACTGCCGACGGCCTGGTGGACATCTTTGACCTGACCTTCATCGCCGCCCGCTACAACAGCGCCGATTACACCGCCGACGTGAACGGCGATGGCCTGGTAGACATTTATGATTTAACAGCGGCGGCGGGGCGATATGGGCAGACTGTTGTTGACGACCCTTTGTTACCCGGGTTCAGCGAGCCGGCTGAGTAG
- a CDS encoding LysM peptidoglycan-binding domain-containing protein, whose protein sequence is MPARNFAVDLDDAIYQAALRRAQNEGKPLEQILANLIVAYARSGAAGGFLTYTVQRGDTLAKIARQFYDDAHKYPLIQQANRLVSPGMIWVGQVLLIPAIAGVTPPASPTPTPAPSPIPAPTPPPPTPIPTPQPPTPQIDPCAPIPGETYGAIPIVGSPTDRPAAQHGDINLALRGYSPTTARLGLIDMSGPTDSRAPQLPGLFADKRAGVIANVYRVNHWNWGKNSRGGPITDFEVTLLGLQVERGETIHVPEAGYSIGQGYAVMVLYADPERLTLKYTGEDSVVSGYTIHVEGVCTEPDLLALYERMNAAGRRHLPALRAGQAFGRARDNEIRVAIRDTGRFMDPRTRKDWWRGR, encoded by the coding sequence ATGCCCGCGCGAAACTTTGCTGTTGATTTGGACGATGCTATCTATCAGGCTGCGTTGCGGCGCGCTCAAAACGAGGGCAAACCCCTGGAGCAAATCCTGGCCAACCTAATTGTGGCTTACGCCCGCAGTGGCGCCGCCGGTGGATTTTTAACCTACACCGTGCAGCGCGGCGATACCCTGGCCAAGATTGCCCGCCAATTTTACGACGACGCTCATAAATATCCCCTTATTCAGCAGGCCAACCGGCTGGTAAGCCCCGGCATGATTTGGGTGGGGCAGGTTCTGCTCATCCCGGCGATTGCCGGCGTTACCCCTCCTGCCTCGCCAACTCCTACCCCCGCTCCATCGCCAATACCGGCTCCAACGCCACCGCCGCCAACCCCAATCCCAACCCCACAACCACCTACGCCGCAAATTGACCCCTGCGCGCCTATCCCCGGTGAAACTTACGGCGCCATCCCCATTGTCGGCTCACCCACCGACCGCCCCGCCGCCCAACACGGCGACATCAACCTGGCCCTGCGCGGCTACAGTCCCACCACCGCCCGCCTGGGGCTGATTGACATGTCCGGCCCCACCGACTCCCGCGCCCCCCAACTGCCCGGTCTCTTTGCCGATAAACGGGCCGGCGTTATTGCCAACGTTTATCGCGTCAATCATTGGAATTGGGGCAAAAACTCGCGCGGCGGGCCAATCACCGATTTTGAGGTGACGTTGTTGGGTCTCCAGGTTGAACGGGGAGAAACCATCCACGTGCCGGAAGCGGGCTATAGCATCGGCCAGGGTTACGCCGTTATGGTGTTATACGCCGACCCGGAGCGTCTCACTCTCAAATATACGGGCGAAGACAGCGTGGTTTCGGGTTACACCATCCACGTTGAAGGAGTTTGTACCGAGCCTGATTTGCTGGCTCTGTACGAGCGGATGAATGCCGCCGGACGCCGCCATCTCCCGGCCCTCCGCGCGGGTCAGGCGTTTGGTCGCGCCCGCGATAATGAAATTCGCGTGGCTATCCGCGACACTGGCCGGTTCATGGATCCCCGCACCCGCAAAGATTGGTGGCGCGGGCGGTAG
- a CDS encoding DUF47 family protein, with product MGFLNIFKNKKEDIFISLLIQQAEVTVEGIKLLQECIQQPNEESIEKIRAKEYEADEIRRILIDELHNTFITPIDREDIFNLSLYIDDMIDYAFTTIEEMSLLEIDADEYLLEMVSLVRQEAEELAMAMHRLSANPRVAGQHAQRAKKLENEVESIYRTAIADLFTKAKDFKPLMVMLRRREVYRHVANMSDKADAAANLFGMVVMKLT from the coding sequence ATGGGTTTCCTGAACATTTTCAAAAATAAAAAAGAAGACATTTTTATCAGTCTTCTCATCCAACAAGCCGAAGTGACCGTTGAAGGCATTAAATTGCTACAAGAGTGCATTCAGCAGCCTAACGAGGAAAGTATTGAAAAAATTCGGGCCAAAGAATATGAGGCCGATGAAATCAGGCGGATTTTGATTGACGAGTTGCATAACACTTTTATCACGCCAATTGACCGGGAAGATATTTTTAATCTCTCGCTCTACATTGATGACATGATTGATTATGCTTTTACCACTATTGAAGAAATGAGTTTGCTGGAGATTGATGCTGACGAGTATTTGCTTGAGATGGTCTCGCTGGTGCGACAGGAAGCCGAGGAGTTGGCTATGGCTATGCATCGTTTGAGCGCCAATCCCCGGGTGGCCGGCCAACATGCGCAACGAGCTAAAAAGCTGGAGAATGAGGTGGAAAGTATCTACCGCACCGCCATTGCCGATTTATTTACCAAAGCCAAAGACTTTAAGCCCTTGATGGTGATGCTCCGGCGGCGCGAAGTTTACCGCCATGTGGCCAATATGTCCGATAAAGCTGATGCTGCGGCCAATTTATTTGGCATGGTGGTGATGAAGTTGACCTGA
- a CDS encoding inorganic phosphate transporter codes for MSPLVLLAILIILALIFDFLNGFHDSANVVATMISSRAMTARAALTLAALAEFAGPFLLGVAVAKTIGNEVAPADSITIAVVMAALLSASLWNIVTWYFGIPSSSSHALIGGILGAVAVGSGLSVIRLEGLQKVVIALFTSPLIGFFIGILIMRLTLWLAQGATPKASIFFMRIQIPTALVLALSHGTNDAQKTMGIITMGLVALGFQESFEVPWWVILISAGAIAIGTATGGWRIIHTLGGKFYRIRPIHSFTSQLTSGLVIMTASLLGGPVSTTQVVSSSILGVGAAERKSKVRWGVMSDIVLAWILTVPATAIVAALLYYPINFIVA; via the coding sequence ATGTCTCCATTGGTTCTGCTGGCTATTCTCATTATCTTGGCTTTGATTTTTGATTTTCTCAACGGCTTTCATGATAGCGCTAATGTGGTGGCGACAATGATTTCGTCGCGGGCGATGACGGCCAGGGCTGCCTTAACCCTGGCGGCATTAGCCGAATTTGCCGGCCCGTTTCTCCTGGGGGTAGCTGTGGCTAAAACAATTGGCAACGAGGTGGCTCCGGCAGATTCTATCACCATTGCCGTGGTAATGGCGGCGTTACTAAGTGCCAGCCTGTGGAATATTGTCACCTGGTATTTTGGCATTCCCTCCAGTTCGTCACACGCCCTCATTGGCGGGATTTTAGGCGCGGTTGCTGTTGGTTCGGGGCTGTCGGTTATTCGGCTGGAGGGATTGCAAAAGGTTGTCATTGCGTTGTTTACCTCGCCGTTGATTGGTTTTTTTATAGGCATTCTCATTATGCGTTTGACTTTGTGGCTGGCCCAGGGGGCAACTCCTAAAGCAAGTATCTTTTTTATGCGTATCCAAATTCCCACAGCGCTCGTTTTAGCCTTAAGCCACGGCACTAACGACGCCCAAAAGACAATGGGAATTATTACGATGGGCTTGGTGGCGCTGGGTTTTCAGGAAAGCTTTGAGGTGCCATGGTGGGTCATTTTAATTAGCGCAGGAGCCATTGCCATTGGTACAGCTACAGGCGGCTGGCGCATTATCCATACGCTGGGGGGCAAATTTTACCGGATTCGGCCTATCCATAGTTTTACTTCTCAACTGACCTCCGGGCTGGTTATTATGACTGCTTCACTCCTGGGTGGGCCGGTGAGCACGACCCAGGTGGTCAGTTCGTCCATTTTGGGCGTTGGGGCTGCCGAGCGAAAATCCAAAGTACGTTGGGGCGTGATGAGCGATATTGTCCTGGCCTGGATTTTAACGGTTCCGGCTACGGCCATTGTGGCGGCATTGTTATATTATCCAATTAATTTTATTGTTGCATAG
- a CDS encoding branched-chain amino acid ABC transporter substrate-binding protein, with translation MKRINLARHTLKIYILLMAVFLLPACAGKGFDGAPPTLKIGLVAPFEGLHRPLGYEVLFAVKLALQERNASGGVNGYQVELVALNDFDEPAEAQTQARALIADPDVLGVVGHLSSATTLAAMPIYQEAKLALSVPWTIDATAMNIQKKGVVRVAADYADTSARLNTFSQEWGYNHRLNVAEVDLDSLPVELQALELTGEGVAAGETISALRRAGVSLPLLGQVDVGSPQPVQVANGAATGLIFVSPGPAPRDAPGTEAFMEAYQTLAGFSPGPRAVLAYDATNILLNAIEQAMFGSHQPTRSEVSALINQVQQQGLSGDIVFDQQGRRLNAPVWVYQIFEEEQQYPGELIAP, from the coding sequence ATGAAGCGCATTAATCTTGCCCGGCATACCTTAAAAATTTATATCCTGTTGATGGCGGTTTTTCTATTGCCGGCCTGCGCCGGGAAGGGATTCGACGGCGCGCCGCCGACCTTAAAAATCGGCCTGGTGGCGCCGTTTGAGGGCTTGCATCGCCCGCTGGGGTATGAAGTATTGTTTGCCGTTAAATTGGCCTTACAGGAAAGGAATGCAAGCGGAGGCGTCAACGGCTATCAGGTTGAGTTGGTGGCGTTGAATGATTTTGACGAGCCGGCCGAAGCTCAAACGCAAGCCAGAGCGCTTATTGCCGACCCGGATGTTTTGGGCGTGGTGGGGCATCTCTCATCGGCCACCACCCTGGCGGCAATGCCAATCTATCAGGAAGCCAAACTGGCCCTGAGCGTACCCTGGACGATTGACGCGACTGCAATGAATATCCAGAAAAAAGGAGTAGTGAGGGTAGCCGCCGATTATGCCGATACGTCTGCCCGGCTCAACACGTTTAGCCAGGAATGGGGTTATAACCATAGGCTGAATGTGGCCGAGGTAGATCTTGACTCGTTGCCCGTTGAGCTCCAGGCCCTGGAATTGACGGGCGAAGGGGTTGCTGCCGGTGAAACCATTTCGGCCCTGCGCCGGGCCGGGGTATCGCTGCCGCTTTTGGGGCAGGTTGACGTGGGCAGCCCGCAGCCAGTTCAGGTAGCTAACGGCGCGGCCACAGGTCTTATTTTTGTTTCACCGGGGCCGGCCCCCCGCGATGCGCCGGGGACGGAGGCTTTTATGGAAGCCTATCAAACATTGGCCGGCTTCTCGCCCGGCCCGCGGGCTGTATTGGCTTACGATGCGACCAACATTTTGCTCAACGCCATTGAGCAAGCAATGTTTGGGTCTCACCAACCCACCCGGTCAGAAGTAAGCGCCCTGATCAACCAGGTCCAGCAACAAGGTCTCAGCGGCGATATTGTTTTTGACCAGCAGGGGCGGCGCCTCAACGCGCCGGTGTGGGTGTATCAGATTTTCGAGGAGGAGCAGCAGTATCCAGGGGAATTGATTGCCCCCTGA
- a CDS encoding glycosyltransferase family 4 protein → MRILMLSWEYPPNLVGGLGRHVAELSPALAQQHTTVHVVTPTAKPEDASRTIEDGVVVHRVFTPTLNIQTNIYDQAVAANQVLQDYARQIDEQFDIIHVHDWLTAFAGMALQKAWNRPLVVTIHATERGRGRGHIDNDLERAIDQTEQYVIEQANHVIVCSRYMLHEVQTYFHTPLSRLDVVFNGVNIDDLRNGHSKEELIAFRDRCARPQDRVVFAVARLVYQKGLHRLVEAAPRILAQFPETRLIIAGRGPEAKNLKQEAWHLGVADCIDFVGFISDKERNRYYQTACCAVFPSLYEPFGIVALEAMALGCPVVVSDVGGLSEIVKHTETGVTIYPDNADSVAWGVMHILANPRRALNYAARAYQTVDELYNWARIARLTRGVYRRVLDKYDLVSVCPNF, encoded by the coding sequence ATGCGTATCTTAATGCTTTCCTGGGAATATCCCCCCAACCTCGTCGGTGGGTTGGGCCGGCACGTGGCCGAACTGTCGCCCGCCCTGGCCCAACAACATACCACTGTTCACGTGGTCACGCCAACGGCCAAACCGGAGGATGCCTCCAGAACTATTGAAGATGGCGTGGTCGTCCACCGCGTTTTTACGCCAACTCTGAATATTCAGACCAATATTTACGACCAAGCTGTCGCCGCCAATCAAGTATTGCAAGATTACGCTCGTCAAATTGACGAGCAATTTGACATTATCCACGTGCACGATTGGTTGACCGCTTTTGCCGGGATGGCCCTGCAAAAAGCCTGGAACCGGCCCCTGGTGGTCACTATTCACGCCACCGAACGAGGCCGGGGACGCGGCCACATTGACAACGACCTGGAACGAGCCATTGATCAGACCGAGCAATATGTAATTGAACAGGCCAACCACGTGATTGTGTGCAGCCGCTACATGTTGCACGAAGTGCAAACTTACTTCCATACGCCTCTCTCCCGGCTGGACGTTGTTTTTAATGGGGTCAATATTGACGATTTGCGGAACGGACATTCCAAAGAAGAATTGATAGCCTTTAGGGACAGATGCGCCCGTCCGCAAGATCGCGTTGTTTTTGCCGTGGCCAGGCTGGTATACCAAAAAGGCTTGCATCGCCTGGTTGAAGCCGCGCCCCGCATTTTGGCCCAATTCCCGGAAACACGCCTGATCATTGCCGGGCGAGGGCCTGAAGCCAAAAACTTAAAACAAGAGGCCTGGCACCTGGGGGTGGCAGACTGCATTGATTTTGTTGGTTTTATCTCAGACAAAGAACGCAACCGGTATTATCAAACCGCCTGCTGCGCCGTTTTTCCCAGCCTCTACGAACCGTTTGGGATCGTGGCCCTTGAGGCCATGGCCCTCGGCTGCCCGGTAGTGGTCAGCGACGTGGGCGGCCTTTCCGAAATTGTCAAACATACCGAAACCGGCGTAACCATTTATCCTGATAATGCCGACTCTGTGGCCTGGGGCGTGATGCATATTCTGGCAAACCCCCGTCGGGCGCTGAATTACGCGGCCAGAGCCTACCAGACGGTTGACGAGTTATACAATTGGGCGCGTATTGCCCGTTTGACCAGGGGCGTGTATCGCCGTGTTCTGGATAAATACGATTTGGTCAGCGTCTGCCCCAATTTTTAG
- a CDS encoding N-acetyl-gamma-glutamyl-phosphate reductase, with translation MIKVGVFGASGYTGFEIVGILKKHPAVTLAFATSESAAGKMLSDLYPVPWNIPLVAAAQAPLEQVEAVFCCLPHAASMPTVSAARQAGVRVIDLSADFRLNNVAVYEKFYNTPHTALDLLAEAVYGLPEIYRDKIRQTNLLACPGCYPTSVILGLYPLLKAKMLNPTAPIITDSKSGVSGAGRKASLKTHFVEANENLSPYNIGQVHRHTAEMIQEINKLGGPGDRVIFSPHLVPLNRGMLSTIYVTLAQDTPAEVAQQLYTDTYADEPFMWVLPPGQLAGMAHTQRTNRCAVSITVVNLRQLIICSSIDNLLKGASGAAVQNFNLMFGLDETAGLIE, from the coding sequence ATGATCAAAGTAGGCGTTTTTGGCGCAAGCGGTTATACCGGTTTTGAAATCGTGGGCATACTCAAAAAACATCCGGCAGTGACCCTGGCGTTTGCCACCTCAGAAAGCGCGGCGGGTAAAATGCTAAGCGATCTGTATCCCGTGCCCTGGAATATTCCCCTGGTAGCCGCCGCCCAGGCGCCGCTGGAGCAGGTTGAGGCTGTGTTTTGCTGCCTGCCTCACGCCGCCAGCATGCCCACCGTGAGCGCCGCCCGGCAGGCCGGGGTGCGCGTCATTGATCTCTCCGCCGATTTCCGGCTAAACAATGTGGCAGTGTATGAAAAATTCTACAACACCCCCCACACGGCTCTGGACTTATTGGCCGAAGCCGTATACGGCCTGCCCGAAATCTACCGGGATAAAATCCGCCAAACTAACCTGCTGGCCTGCCCCGGTTGTTACCCTACCAGCGTTATACTGGGGCTATATCCCCTGCTCAAAGCCAAAATGCTAAACCCGACTGCCCCCATCATCACCGACAGCAAAAGCGGTGTGAGCGGGGCGGGTCGCAAAGCCAGCCTCAAAACGCACTTTGTTGAGGCCAACGAGAATCTATCGCCCTACAATATTGGGCAGGTCCACCGTCACACCGCCGAGATGATCCAGGAAATCAACAAACTGGGCGGCCCCGGCGACCGAGTTATTTTTTCGCCGCATCTTGTGCCCCTCAACCGGGGGATGTTATCTACCATTTACGTGACCCTGGCCCAAGACACGCCGGCTGAAGTAGCGCAGCAACTCTACACCGACACCTATGCCGATGAGCCGTTTATGTGGGTTCTGCCGCCGGGCCAACTGGCCGGTATGGCTCACACCCAACGGACAAACCGCTGCGCCGTTTCCATTACGGTGGTAAATTTGCGCCAGTTGATTATCTGTTCTTCAATTGACAATCTGCTCAAGGGCGCCTCCGGGGCCGCGGTGCAGAATTTTAACCTCATGTTTGGCCTGGATGAGACGGCAGGATTAATTGAATAA
- the argC gene encoding N-acetyl-gamma-glutamyl-phosphate reductase: MIEVGVYGASGYMGGEALRILNEHPQVKVVWATSRSGRPLEYFHRNLYGSGLRFIHPDQITPCQAIFFAVPGGTPMSMAPDLLAQNTKLIDLGADFRLKNREDWERLYRKEHVCWDIAAGAVYGIPELHREEIKQARVIANPGCFSSAVILGLAPVVKASLIDAERIVVDGLSGTAGAGAELDITSHHPEIANNIVAYNVIDHRHTYEMEQELGLLSRSAVTIHFTSSYVPITRGILAICHCFPRRPVSRDEILALYSDFYGREHFIKVFDLPKDPQATWQYRPYPWVAAVSGTNFCHIGLDVDEKRNRLVVFSVLDSVGKGGAHAGVQNLNLMFGLDETTGLERAGLHPY, encoded by the coding sequence ATGATTGAAGTAGGCGTCTACGGCGCTTCCGGCTACATGGGCGGCGAAGCCCTGCGTATCTTGAACGAACATCCCCAGGTAAAAGTGGTCTGGGCCACCAGCCGCAGCGGCCGGCCCCTGGAATACTTTCATCGGAACCTGTACGGCTCCGGCCTAAGGTTCATTCACCCGGACCAGATAACGCCGTGCCAGGCTATATTTTTTGCCGTGCCCGGCGGCACCCCCATGTCAATGGCCCCAGACTTATTAGCCCAAAACACCAAGCTCATTGACCTGGGGGCGGATTTCCGGTTAAAAAACCGGGAGGATTGGGAACGTCTCTATCGCAAAGAGCACGTGTGTTGGGATATTGCGGCCGGAGCGGTCTACGGTATCCCGGAGCTACACCGGGAGGAGATCAAACAGGCCAGGGTGATTGCCAACCCCGGCTGCTTCTCGTCGGCCGTTATTCTGGGGTTGGCGCCGGTGGTGAAGGCGAGCCTGATTGACGCTGAAAGGATTGTGGTGGATGGTCTATCCGGCACGGCCGGCGCCGGGGCTGAATTAGACATAACCAGCCATCATCCTGAGATTGCCAACAACATTGTGGCCTACAATGTGATAGATCATCGCCACACCTATGAGATGGAACAAGAGCTGGGCCTTTTGAGCCGGTCAGCGGTCACCATCCATTTTACTTCAAGCTACGTGCCCATCACGCGGGGCATTTTGGCAATCTGTCACTGTTTCCCTCGCCGGCCGGTCAGCCGGGACGAAATATTGGCGCTTTATTCTGATTTTTACGGCCGGGAGCATTTTATCAAAGTGTTTGACCTGCCCAAAGACCCCCAGGCCACCTGGCAGTATCGCCCCTACCCCTGGGTGGCCGCCGTATCGGGCACAAACTTTTGCCACATTGGCCTGGACGTTGACGAAAAACGCAATCGCCTGGTAGTCTTTAGCGTCTTGGACAGTGTCGGCAAAGGGGGCGCGCATGCCGGCGTGCAAAACTTGAATTTGATGTTTGGCCTGGACGAGACAACGGGCCTGGAAAGAGCCGGTTTGCATCCTTATTGA